From the Maioricimonas rarisocia genome, one window contains:
- a CDS encoding DUF421 domain-containing protein, translating into MFEKWITADLNAAPLVILSGVVTYAAILLYTRIVGLRTFSKMSAADFAMTIAVGSMFGSTVSTSNPALLLGLVALAAVFAGQWLTAWLRRRTKWFTRWIDNEPLLLMARGEVIEENLTKANVTRSDIYAKLRESNALTYDQVLAVVFETTGDISVLHSEQEGARIEPDFLKDVADADRLFKSHETV; encoded by the coding sequence ATGTTCGAGAAATGGATCACGGCTGACCTGAACGCAGCACCGCTGGTCATTCTGAGCGGGGTGGTGACCTACGCCGCCATCCTGCTGTACACGCGAATCGTGGGGCTGCGGACGTTCTCGAAGATGTCGGCGGCCGACTTTGCGATGACGATTGCCGTCGGTTCCATGTTCGGATCGACGGTTTCGACGAGCAATCCGGCTCTGCTGCTGGGGCTGGTCGCTTTGGCGGCCGTGTTTGCCGGCCAGTGGCTGACGGCGTGGCTGCGACGGCGGACAAAGTGGTTTACCCGCTGGATCGATAACGAACCGCTGCTGCTGATGGCCCGCGGCGAGGTGATCGAAGAGAACCTGACGAAGGCGAACGTCACACGAAGCGACATTTACGCGAAGCTGCGCGAGTCGAATGCGCTGACTTATGACCAGGTGCTGGCGGTGGTCTTCGAAACGACGGGTGACATCTCGGTGCTGCATTCTGAACAGGAAGGTGCCCGCATCGAGCCGGACTTCCTGAAAGATGTCGCCGATGCGGACCGGCTCTTCAAGAGCCACGAAACCGTTTGA